A segment of the Gemmatimonadales bacterium genome:
GCCATCGAAGGGTGGCGAGGTAGAGACGGTTGTCCATGGCGCGAACGCGCCGGACGGCAATCTCGCCATGTTCTCCTGCGCGAGCTGCACGACGAACTGCATTACGCCGATCATCGAGGTCATCGGTCGGCGCATCGGGATCGAGAAGGCGGTGATGACGACCGTGCATGCCTATACCGCGTCGCAGTCGCTCGTCGATGGACCGGGCAAGGGCCTGCGTCGTGGTCGGGCCGCCGCGGCGAACCTCATTCCGGCCACGACGGGTGCAGCGCGCGCGACGACGCGCGCGCTGCCGCAGTACGCGGGGCTCTTCGACGGCGTCGCGATCCGGGCGCCGCTTCCCGTCGGGTCTCTCGCGGACATCACATTCATGACCTCGCGCAAGACCACCGTCGAGGAGGTGAACGAGATCCTCACGGGAGAAGCGCAAACGGAGCGCTACGCCGGAGTGCTCGGGGTGTCGCACGATCCACTCGTGTCATCGGACGTCATTGGCGACCCGCGCGCGTCCATCGTCGACCTCGAGCTCACGAGGGTGGTCGGCGGGGATCTGGTCAAGGTCATGAGCTGGTACGACAACGAGTGGGGCTACGCGAACCAGATGCTCCGCGAGGCGCTGTCGGTGACGGCGGCAACCGGCACGCATGCGCGGTAGCGGCCGGGCGCCCGGGCTGCGTGGAGGAGCGAGATCGCCCCATCCCGGATGCGCGCGTACGAGGCGCTCGACAACGACCAGCCGCGGGAACGAGCGTCGTCGGAAGGAGGAGCTGCAAGGGGGCGACGCGCATCCTGCGGCCAGACTGCCGGCGGCATGCAGCCCCGCGCATCCCGAAGCCTGGGGTGGCGAGACCTCACGCCGCAGCAGCAGGGCGAGGCCGATGCGTGCGGCGCCCACTGCCCACCGATCACGGAGGAGCGACATGGACCAAGAACGGATCGCCTACACTCGCGTCGCGTCGGATGGGATCCGCGCCATGCTACAGCTGGAGGAGTATGTGAAACAGAGTGGACTCGAGCCGGGGCTGCTCGACCTGGTGAGGACTCGAGTGTCCGAGATCAACCGATGTGCGTACTGCATCGACATGCACACGAAGGACGCCCGGGCTCGGG
Coding sequences within it:
- a CDS encoding glyceraldehyde 3-phosphate dehydrogenase NAD-binding domain-containing protein yields the protein MSTNVAINGLGRIGRAILKLVMDEPSLELVAVNDLVDVENLAYLLRYDTVYGRYAKSVAVAGDDLIVAGRTVRTLRSRDPLDLPWRELGVELVFECTGALTRREDLEKHIRAGARTVLLSAPSKGGEVETVVHGANAPDGNLAMFSCASCTTNCITPIIEVIGRRIGIEKAVMTTVHAYTASQSLVDGPGKGLRRGRAAAANLIPATTGAARATTRALPQYAGLFDGVAIRAPLPVGSLADITFMTSRKTTVEEVNEILTGEAQTERYAGVLGVSHDPLVSSDVIGDPRASIVDLELTRVVGGDLVKVMSWYDNEWGYANQMLREALSVTAATGTHAR